In the genome of Asterias amurensis chromosome 16, ASM3211899v1, one region contains:
- the LOC139948704 gene encoding uncharacterized protein isoform X1, with protein sequence MPSKSRLTPCRMTGWAMSATPVVLLYIAVTILFVLTFVSNPCCVEHAKQVGRIPKATPDELVNNHKGSRVKRLTMSSCTGSQFRCDDGLCIPFTFVCDQHQGDCVGGEDESNCQSNVCAEDQYRCPSGKCIPNYWICDTSNDCPDGADESKFDCQGRQCGTGQFRCNTGSCLPMPFSCDGDTDCKDGEDEVLCSATQQCKSGHFQCTNGQCIPVSKRCNQVKDCSSGEDELDCQDPCPQGFRCKAGNCIHQASVCNKVPDCASGEDELNCPERCLNQFECHNGNCVDLDKRCDGREHCLTGEDENQCPTVCSSLQFRCARSRKCLSREYVCDGMVDCSAEEDEQNCSPCPGQYNCGTVCISLAQVCDGQVDCPGGVDEGSCQRRCSVGEYRCRNSNCIPQRGVCDGTVDCPAGDDEVNCRGRACTMNQYKCREGLCIANNRVCNNRVDCAGGEDEKNCPKLTRCMIGILPVECNNGLCISSSQICNGQSDCPEGEDERGCQDVGCLANQFRCNNGRCISQSLVCNRVSNCIGGEDEQNCRVCSVNEFRCSDSRCITSSQVCNGQNDCVSGEDEQNCNGCSGNEFRCRDGRCIQPALVCNRQSDCIGGEDELNCPGCSTNQFRCSDGRCILSSHVCNSQRDCSDGADELNCNVCTSNDFLCNDGQCISSSKLCNRQSDCAGGEDEHNCHGCITNEFKCTDNSCIMSVQVCNGMNDCPNGEDEVACDDCLPNDFRCTDGQCIQSTQICNQMNDCFSGEDELNCPGCLSNEFQCRDGQCIQSTQICNRQNDCSGGEDEMNCPGCLSNEFQCRDGNCIMATQICNRQNDCSGGEDELNCPGCLANEFQCRDGQCILSTRVCNRQNDCSSGEDELNCPGCLSNEFQCRDGQCVLATRVCNRQNDCSGGEDEMNCPGCLSNEFQCRDGHCIMATQICNQQNDCSSGEDESNCPGCLSNEFQCRDGQCILATRVCNRQNDCSGGEDELNCPGCLANEFQCRDGQCILSTRVCNRQNDCSSGEDESNCPGCLSNEFQCRDGQCILATRVCNRQNDCSGGEDEMNCPGCLSNEFQCRDGQCILSTSLCNRQNDCSGGEDEMNCPGCLSNEFQCRDGQCILSTSLCNRQNDCSGGEDELNCPGCLSNEFRCSDGRCILSSQVCNSQRDCSDGSDELICNICAANDFLCNNGQCIPSSKLCNRQSDCAGGEDEHNCHGCITNEFKCNDNSCIMSVQVCNRKNDCPHGEDEVDCDDCLPNEFRCSDGQCIQSTQICNRRNDCSSGEDELNCPGCLSNEFQCRDGKCILSTLVCNRQNDCSGGEDEMNCPGCLSNEFQCRDGQCILSTLVCNQQNDCSGGEDESNCPGCLENEFQCRDGQCILATQICNRQNDCSGGEDELNCPGCLANEFQCRDGQCVMATQICNRKNDCSGGEDELNCPGCLANEFQCRDGQCILATQICNRQNDCSSGEDELNCPGCLANEFQCRDGQCILATRVCNRQNDCFSGEDELNCPGCLANEFQCRDGQCILATLVCNRQNDCSGGEDELNCPGCLSNEFQCRDGQCILATRICNRQNDCSGGEDELNCPGCLANEFQCRDGQCILATRVCNRQNDCSGGEDEMNCPGCLSNEFQCRDGQCVLATRVCNRQNDCSGGEDEMNCPGCLANEFQCRDGQCILATRVCNRQNDCSSGEDELNCPGCLANEFQCRDGQCILATRVCNRQNDCSSGEDELNCPGCLENEFQCRDGQCILAARVCNRQNDCSSGEDELNCPGCLSNEFQCRDGQCIVSSKICNRQNDCSSGEDELNCPFCLSTEFRCNDGQCVSATKRCNRVDDCTGGEDEHNCQGCITNEFTCNDGSCIFSIQVCNQQNDCPNGEDEQDCPSQSCPTGKFECPYGQCIISDLVCDGKNDCPSGADEMNCPSCQDNEFECDDGRCIASSQVCNKQKDCVGGEDEQNCPIPGCPDGQFQCSDGMCIKSLQVCDKQMDCATGEDERDCQSQPCLLKEFECDDGTCFPSSVVCDNKVDCRTGEDEVDCYERCPAQYECVNGPCIPKDKKCDLIVDCPFGDDEATCSYKNGQCFDNEFECNSGNCIKSGFVCNGRKDCAQGADEENCAVNRCLGRFACQGGRCITLTELCDGERDCPLGDDELSCGASPEPCNGYRCSSGQCIPADARCNGWLDCYGGVDEVGCTVDPCMHLFVCGDGYCINPTLICDGKSDCLNDRDEEGCSPDPCLGMFRCGSGSCIAMSLLCNGLSDCPDGIDEQSCPIVNKCPGAFECRSTGVCIVSTLVCDARKDCPAGEDELGCPDQTCTASQFRCNDGTCISSGLECNGIRNCGGSAGEDERNCQSVLCAVNQFRCNDGSCVFRMNLCDGIWNCVTGEDEMNCPQGCLGNQFECNNGVCIPANWHCDRQYSDCSAGEDEIGCPTTAQNPCPINQFACNSGTCIPASSRCDGLYQDCPNGEDEVQCPTRCGLYELQCGIKCVSADHLCDGVADCLRGEDEVPATCNEFAEIGNCDPHYQFACYNGRCLSREYVCDGITDCLGGEDERLCYQNGMDGIQDVVQIGPVDPSVVLELSQKFAVLKEKVQMLEGPFQEADALKVDLEQVIKECMTTLNGILVTLGLVVDEASNQQPPTTELPSNEMATDRPSVATRPPTLPFPPRPSVNSPPQENPSGDDDSSSQKRRRFKNVNEVLREENLAAELNDEDHINDEELRDENMLAVKSNSSKKKSQKMDRFVSYRKKQLKKLMLKKNNSIG encoded by the exons AGTAAGAGATGCAATCAAGTCAAAGACTGCAGCTCTGGCGAGGATGAACTTGACTGTCAGGATCCTTGTCCCCAAGGATTTCGCTGCAAGGCAGGAAACTGCATCCATCAAGCTTCAGTCTGCAACAAGGTACCGGACTGTGCTTCTGGCGAGGATGAGCTTAACTGCCCAGAAAGATGCCTTAACCAATTTGAATGCCACAACGGCAACTGTGTAGACTTGGACAAGAGATGCGATGGAAGGGAGCACTGTTTGACCGGAGAGGACGAGAACCAGTGCCCAACTGTTTGCAGTAGTCTTCAGTTTCGCTGCGCAAGAAGTCGGAAGTGTCTAAGCAGAGAGTATGTTTGTGATGGCATGGTTGACTGTAGTGCGGAGGAGGATGAGCAGAATTGTTCACCCTGCCCTGGTCAGTATAACTGTGGGACTGTCTGTATCTCTTTAGCACAAGTATGTGATGGCCAGGTCGACTGTCCTGGAGGAGTTGACGAGGGGAGCTGTCAGAGAAGATGTTCTGTGGGCGAGTATCGTTGTCGCAATTCAAATTGTATACCGCAGAGGGGTGTTTGTGATGGCACGGTGGACTGCCCAGCTGGTGATGATGAGGTTAACTGTCGAGGAAGGGCCTGCACGATGAACCAGTACAAATGCCGTGAAGGATTGTGTATCGCCAATAATCGAGTCTGTAATAATCGGGTCGACTGCGCTGGTGGTGAAGATGAAAAGAACTGCCCAAAACTCACCAGGTGCATGATAGGAATTCTACCCGTTGAATGCAATAATGGACTGTGCATCTCTTCAAGTCAAATTTGTAATGGTCAAAGTGATTGTCCCGAAGGTGAAGATGAACGTGGCTGCCAGGATGTTGGCTGCTTGGCTAACCAGTTCAGGTGCAACAATGGTAGATGCATTTCACAGAGCCTTGTGTGCAACCGTGTCAGTAACTGCATTGGTGGAGAGGATGAACAGAACTGTCGTGTTTGTTCAGTGAACGAGTTTAGATGTAGTGACAGTCGCTGTATCACATCCTCACAAGTCTGCAATGGACAGAACGATTGTGTATCGGGGGAAGATGAACAGAACTGTAATGGTTGTTCGGGGAATGAGTTTCGTTGCAGAGATGGTCGATGTATCCAGCCAGCCTTGGTATGTAATCGACAGTCTGACTGCATTGGCGGGGAGGACGAGTTGAATTGTCCTGGCTGCTCAACAAACCAGTTCCGATGTTCTGATGGTCGATGCATCTTATCTTCACACGTTTGTAACTCGCAAAGAGATTGTTCAGATGGTGCTGATGAGTTGAACTGTAATGTGTGCACATCAAATGATTTCTTATGCAATGATGGTCAGTGTATTTCCTCGAGTAAACTTTGTAATCGACAGTCTGACTGTGCCGGAGGTGAAGATGAACATAATTGCCATGGTTGTATCACAAACGAGTTTAAGTGTACTGACAACAGCTGCATCATGTCAGTCCAAGTTTGTAACGGAATGAATGACTGTCCCAACGGCGAAGACGAAGTAGCTTGTGATGATTGCTTGCCTAACGATTTCCGTTGTACTGATGGTCAATGTATACAGTCAACTCAGATATGTAATCAAATGAATGACTGTTTCAGTGGTGAAGACGAGTTGAATTGTCCTGGCTGCTTGTCAAATGAGTTCCAGTGCAGAGATGGTCAATGTATTCAGTCAACTCAGATATGTAATCGACAGAATGACTGTTCCGGTGGTGAAGACGAGATGAATTGTCCTGGCTGCTTGTCAAATGAGTTCCAGTGCAGAGATGGTAATTGTATTATGGCAACTCAGATATGCAATCGACAGAATGACTGTTCTGGTGGTGAAGATGAGTTGAATTGTCCTGGCTGCTTGGCAAATGAGTTCCAGTGCAGAGATGGTCAATGCATTTTGTCAACACGCGTATGTAATCGACAGAATGACTGTTCCAGTGGTGAAGATGAGTTGAATTGTCCTGGCTGCTTGTCGAATGAGTTCCAGTGCAGAGATGGTCAATGTGTTCTTGCTACTCGGGTATGTAATAGACAGAATGACTGTTCTGGTGGTGAAGACGAGATGAATTGTCCTGGCTGCTTGTCAAATGAGTTCCAGTGCAGAGATGGTCATTGTATTATGGCAACTCAGATATGCAATCAACAGAATGACTGTTCCAGTGGTGAAGATGAGTCGAACTGTCCGGGCTGCTTGTCGAATGAGTTCCAGTGCAGAGATGGTCAATGTATTCTTGCTACTCGGGTATGTAATAGACAGAATGACTGTTCTGGTGGTGAAGACGAGTTGAATTGTCCTGGCTGCTTGGCAAATGAGTTCCAGTGCAGAGATGGTCAATGCATTTTGTCAACACGCGTGTGTAATCGTCAGAATGACTGTTCCAGTGGTGAAGATGAGTCGAACTGTCCTGGCTGCTTGTCGAATGAGTTCCAGTGCAGAGATGGTCAATGTATTCTTGCTACTCGGGTATGTAATAGACAGAATGACTGTTCTGGTGGTGAAGACGAGATGAATTGTCCTGGCTGCTTATCAAATGAGTTCCAATGCAGAGATGGTCAATGCATTTTGTCAACAAGCCTATGTAATCGACAGAATGACTGTTCTGGTGGTGAAGACGAGATGAATTGTCCTGGCTGCTTATCAAATGAGTTCCAGTGCAGAGATGGTCAATGCATTTTGTCAACAAGCCTATGTAATCGACAGAATGACTGTTCTGGTGGTGAAGATGAGTTGAATTGTCCTGGCTGCTTATCAAATGAGTTCCGATGCTCTGATGGTCGATGCATCCTATCTTCACAAGTTTGTAATTCGCAAAGAGATTGTTCAGATGGTTCTGACGAATTGATCTGTAATATCTGTGCAGCAAATGACTTCTTATGCAACAATGGTCAATGTATTCCCTCGAGTAAACTTTGTAATCGACAGTCTGACTGTGCCGGAGGTGAAGATGAACATAATTGCCATGGTTGTATCACAAACGAGTTTAAGTGTAATGACAACAGCTGCATCATGTCAGTCCAAGTTTGTAACAGAAAGAATGACTGCCCACACGGCGAAGACGAGGTAGATTGTGATGATTGCCTGCCAAACGAATTCCGTTGTAGTGATGGTCAATGTATTCAGTCAACTCAGATATGTAATAGACGGAATGACTGTTCCAGTGGTGAGGATGAGTTGAATTGTCCTGGCTGCTTGTCAAATGAGTTCCAGTGCAGAGATGGTAAATGTATTCTGTCGACTTTGGTATGTAATCGACAGAATGACTGTTCCGGTGGTGAAGATGAGATGAATTGTCCTGGCTGCTTGTCAAATGAGTTCCAGTGCAGAGATGGTCAATGTATTCTGTCGACTTTGGTATGTAATCAACAGAATGACTGTTCTGGTGGTGAAGATGAGTCAAACTGTCCTGGCTGCTTGGAGAATGAGTTCCAGTGCAGAGATGGTCAATGTATTCTTGCAACTCAGATATGCAATCGACAGAATGACTGTTCTGGCGGTGAAGATGAGTTGAACTGTCCTGGCTGCTTGGCAAATGAGTTCCAGTGCAGAGATGGTCAATGTGTTATGGCAACTCAAATATGCAACCGAAAGAATGACTGTTCCGGTGGTGAAGACGAGTTGAATTGTCCTGGCTGCTTGGCAAATGAGTTCCAGTGCAGAGATGGTCAATGTATTCTTGCAACTCAGATATGTAATCGACAGAATGACTGTTCCAGTGGTGAAGACGAGTTGAATTGTCCTGGCTGCTTGGCAAATGAGTTCCAGTGCAGAGATGGTCAATGTATTCTTGCAACTCGGGTATGTAATCGACAGAATGACTGTTTCAGTGGTGAAGACGAGTTGAATTGTCCTGGCTGCTTGGCAAATGAGTTCCAGTGCAGAGATGGTCAATGTATTCTTGCAACTCTGGTATGTAATCGACAGAATGACTGTTCCGGTGGTGAAGATGAGTTGAATTGTCCTGGCTGCTTGTCAAATGAGTTCCAGTGCAGAGATGGTCAATGTATTCTTGCAACTCGGATATGCAATCGACAGAATGACTGTTCTGGTGGTGAAGACGAGTTGAATTGTCCTGGCTGCTTGGCAAATGAGTTCCAGTGCAGAGATGGTCAATGTATTCTTGCTACTCGGGTATGTAATAGACAGAATGACTGTTCTGGTGGTGAAGACGAGATGAATTGTCCTGGCTGCTTATCAAATGAGTTCCAGTGCAGAGATGGTCAATGTGTTCTTGCAACTCGGGTATGTAATCGACAGAATGACTGTTCTGGTGGTGAAGACGAGATGAATTGTCCTGGCTGCTTGGCAAATGAGTTCCAGTGCAGAGATGGTCAATGTATTCTTGCAACTCGGGTATGTAATCGACAGAATGACTGTTCCAGTGGTGAAGACGAGTTGAATTGTCCTGGCTGCTTGGCAAATGAGTTCCAGTGCAGAGATGGTCAATGTATTCTTGCTACTCGGGTATGTAATCGGCAGAATGACTGTTCCAGTGGTGAAGACGAGTTGAATTGTCCTGGCTGCTTGGAGAATGAGTTCCAGTGCAGAGATGGTCAATGTATTCTTGCAGCTCGGGTATGTAATCGACAGAATGACTGTTCCAGTGGTGAAGACGAGTTGAATTGTCCTGGCTGCTTGTCAAATGAGTTCCAGTGCAGAGATGGTCAATGCATTGTTTCAAGCAAAATATGTAATCGACAGAATGACTGTTCCAGTGGTGAAGATGAGTTGAATTGCCCATTTTGTTTGTCTACTGAGTTCCGGTGCAATGATGGCCAATGTGTGTCTGCAACAAAACGATGTAACAGAGTAGATGATTGCACTGGAGGTGAAGATGAACATAATTGCCAGGGCTGTATCACTAATGAGTTCACATGTAATGATGGCAGCTGTATTTTTTCAATCCAAGTCTGTAATCAACAGAACGACTGCCCAAATGGAGAGGATGAGCAAGATTGCCCCAGCCAGAGTTGCCCAACCGGCAAGTTTGAGTGCCCTTATGGTCAGTGTATTATCTCAGATCTGGTTTGTGATGGCAAGAATGATTGCCCGTCAGGAGCAGATGAAATGAACTGTCCATCATGTCAAGATAATGAGTTTGAATGTGATGATGGGAGATGTATTGCATCAAGTCAAGTCTGTAATAAGCAGAAAGATTGCGTTGGAGGGGAGGATGAGCAAAATTGTCCCATTCCAGGTTGTCCGGACGGCCAGTTTCAGTGCAGCGATGGAATGTGCATAAAGTCCCTTCAAGTCTGCGACAAGCAAATGGACTGCGCAACAGGCGAGGATGAGCGCGACTGCCAATCTCAGCCATGTCTGTTAAAGGAGTTTGAGTGTGACGATGGTACGTGTTTTCCTAGCTCTGTGGTTTGTGATAATAAAGTCGACTGCAGAACAGGCGAAGATGAGGTGGACTGCTACGAAAGGTGTCCTGCTCAATATGAATGTGTGAATGGTCCTTGTATTCCAAAGGATAAGAAGTGTGATTTAATAGTGGACTGCCCATTTGGCGATGATGAAGCTACGTGCTCGTACAAAAATGGTCAATGCTTCGACAACGAGTTTGAATGCAACTCTGGGAACTGTATTAAATCAGGTTTTGTCTGCAACGGCAGGAAGGATTGTGCACAAGGAGCGGACGAGGAGAACTGTGCTGTCAACAGGTGTCTTGGCCGATTCGCTTGTCAAGGTGGGAGATGCATCACACTGACCGAGCTCTGTGATGGTGAGCGGGATTGCCCGCTTGGAGATGATGAGCTGAGCTGTGGTGCTAGCCCAGAGCCCTGCAATGGTTACAGGTGTAGTAGCGGCCAGTGTATACCAGCAGACGCTCGCTGTAATGGCTGGCTAGACTGCTATGGTGGAGTGGATGAGGTGGGTTGCACGGTAGACCCATGCATGCATCTCTTTGTCTGTGGAGATGGGTACTGCATCAACCCAACTCTTATCTGCGATGGGAAATCAGATTGTCTGAACGACAGAGATGAAGAGGGCTGCAGTCCGGATCCGTGTCTTGGTATGTTCAGGTGTGGTAGCGGTTCCTGCATCGCTATGTCTCTGTTATGCAATGGCCTCTCAGATTGTCCTGATGGAATCGACGAACAGAGTTGCCCTATAGTCAATAAATGTCCTGGTGCTTTTGAATGTCGGAGCACTGGTGTCTGCATTGTGTCCACTCTTGTATGTGATGCCCGTAAGGACTGTCCAGCGGGTGAAGATGAACTTGGATGCCCTGACCAAACATGCACAGCCAGCCAATTCCGCTGCAATGATGGCACGTGCATCTCCTCGGGTCTTGAGTGCAACGGCATTCGCAACTGCGGCGGGAGCGCTGGAGAAGACGAACGGAACTGTCAAAGTGTCCTCTGTGCTGTAAATCAATTCAGATGTAACGATGGATCTTGTGTGTTCAGAATGAATCTGTGTGACGGGATTTGGAACTGTGTGACGGGTGAGGACGAGATGAATTGCCCTCAAGGATGTCTTGGTAATCAATTTGAG TGCAACAATGGTGTGTGTATTCCAGCGAACTGGCATTGTGACAGACAGTATTCAGATTGCTCTGCAGGCGAGGATGAGATCGGCTGCCCCACGAcggctcagaacccttgccccatCAATCAGTTTGCATGTAACTCCGGTACCTGCATTCCAGCAAGTAGTCGATGTGACGGGCTGTATCAAGACTGTCCTAATGGGGAGGATGAAGTGCAATGCCCCACGAGATGCGGCTTGTACGAACTACAG tGTGGGATAAAATGTGTTTCTGCAGATCACCTTTGTGATGGGGTTGCAGACTGTTTACGCGGTGAAGATGAGGTTCCAGCCACCTGCAACGAATTTGCAGAAATAG GCAACTGTGATCCGCACTACCAGTTTGCCTGCTACAATGGCAGATGTCTTTCAAGGGAGTATGTGTGCGATGGCATAACTGACTGTTTGGGAGGTGAGGATGAACGACTCTGCTACCAAAATG GAATGGATGGAATACAAGATGTTGTTCAAATTGGACCAGTGGATCCAA GCGTGGTATTAGAGCTGAGCCAGAAGTTCGCTGTGCTGAAGGAGAAAGTTCAGATGTTGGAGGGACCATTTCAGGAGGCTG ATGCCCTAAAAGTTGACCTTGAACAAGTCATCAAGGAATGCATGACCACCCTGAATGGTATACTTGTCACCCTTGGCCTTGTCGTCGACGAGGCAAGCAACCAACAACCACCTACAACAGAACTCCCCAGCAATGAGATGGCCACTGATCGACCATCAGTCGCAACTAGACCACCAACTCTACCCTTCCCGCCTCGACCAAGCGTCAACTCACCACCACAAGAAAATCCCTCGGGAGACGACGATTCGTCATCACAGAAGCGACGACGTTTCAAGAACGTTAACGAAGTACTGCGAGAAGAAAACCTGGCTGCAGAGTTAAATGATGAAGACCATATCAACGACGAAGAACTACGTGACGAGAATATGCTGGCTGTAAAGTCAAACTCTTCTAAGAAGAAATCTCAGAAAATGGATAGATTTGTTTCCTACCGAAAAAAGCAACTCAAAAAGCTCATGCTTAAGAAAAATAACAGCATTGGATAA